From the Streptomyces sp. NBC_01216 genome, the window GAGCGGTTCCAGGACGAAGGGCACGTTCCCGCCGCTCACCACCGCACCGACGGCGACCGCGAGTGCGGTGCCCAGCACGGTGCCCGCGCCGAGCATCAGCACCGCCTGCCCCAGCGCGTCCTTCAGCAGGTAGGGAGTCGAGGCCCCGAGGGCCTTCAGGACGGCCACGTCGGCGCTGCGCTGGATCGTCCAGACCGTGAAGAAGGCGCCTATGACGAGCGCGGAGATGGCGAAGAGGAAGCCTCGCATCAGCTGCAGGGAGCCGTTCTCCGCCTGGTAGGACCCTATGGCGGTGAGCGCGGCGTCGACCGTCCGCGTCCGCGTCCCCAGGGACTCGTCGCCGGCCCCGAAGGCGGTGCCGTCTTCCGCCGTGAGCGCGACGACGGTGGCCACCCGCTCGGTGGCGGCGCCCTCCCGGCCGAGTGTCTGCCAGTCGTCGAGCGAGGTCCACACGACCGGCGTGTGGCTGTACGAGGCGTCGCCGGCGACGGCCGCCACGGTCGCCTCCAGCGGGCCGAGGCGTACCGTGCCGCCCACGCCGGTCCCCAGCTCCTCGGCGGCCGACTCCGACAGCACGACCCGGCCGGGCCCGAGCCGCCCGCTCTCCGGGGCGAGACCCGACCCGGACTCCGTGCCGAAGGCCGACAGGGCGGCCGTCCGGTCCCCCGCGGCGCCGTTGACGGTCCGGATGCCCAGCGGCTCCGCCCTCGTCACCCCGGGCCGCTCCGCCCATCGCCGCCACTGCCGCTCGGTCACCGTGGACTCGGTGAAGGAGACCGACCGGCCGGCGGGCGGGGCGGCGAAGGCGAGCCGGTCGGCCGGCAGACCGGTGATCGCCGAGGTGTTCTCCCGGGCGAGTCCGGCGGTCAGCCCGGACAGCAGTCCGACGAGCAGTGTGATCAGCACGATCACGGTGCCCATCAGGGTGAATCGCCCTCGGGCGAATCTCAGGTCTCTCCATGCCACGAACATGGACCAAGACTGCGGGCCGGACCCGGGGCGCGACATCGCGCCACGGATGGCTCCGCAATCAAACTTTCGGTTGAGTGCGGACCGTCCGCTCCCGCCTACGCTGGAGAGATCATGGACCCGCGTTCCCTCACCCCCGCCCTGCGCGTGCTGCGCCTCTGCCTGCACCTGCTGATGGCGGGCCTGCTCGTCCTGGCGGCGGTCCGGGCGGACTCGGCGGCAGGGGTCACCGCGGCCGCCGTGACCGGCGCGGTCTACGCGGCCGGTTCGCTGCTGCCGCCGGTGCGCGCCTCGCAGCGGTCCGCCGGGCTCTGGCTGGTGGCGCTGTGCGCGTCCTGGCTGGTGCTGCTGTGGCTGACGCCGGAGGGCCTGTGGGTGGCGTTCCCGCTGTACTTCCTCCAGCTGCACCTGCTGCCCGCCCGCTGGTCGCTGCCCGCGGTCGCGCTCACCGCCTGCGCCGCCATCCTGTCCTACCTGCGCCACGGGGACGAGCTCAGCCCGGGAGTGTTCATCGGGCCACTGCTCGGCGCGGCGGTGGCCGTGGCGACGGTGCTCGGATACCAGACCCTGTACCGGGAGAGCGAGCGGCGGCGTCGGCTGATCGAAGAGCTGCTGTCGACGCGGGCGGAGCTGGCGGCGGCCGAGCGGCACGCCGGGACGCTGGCGGAACGGGAGCGTCTGGCGCGGGAGATCCACGACACGCTGGCGCAGGGCCTCTCCTCGATCCAGTTGCTGCTGCGGGCCGCGCAGCGGACGCTGCCGGAAGGCTCCCCGGCCTCCGGGCACGTCGAGCGGGCGCGTCGCGCCGCTCAGGACAATCTGGCCGAGGCCCGGCGCTTCGTCCGGGCGCTGACGCCGCCGGACCTGGAGCACGGCTCGCTCGCGGCGGCGCTGGAGCGGCTGTGCGAGCAGGACCCGCAAGGCTTGTCCGCGGCGGGGCAGGAGGGCCCGCCGCGGGCCCGATTCACGCTGAGCGGCACTCCGGTGGAGCTGCCGACGCCCTACGAGGTGGCGCTGCTGCGCATCGCCCAGTCGGCGCTCGCCAACACGGTGCGGCACGCGGACGCCTCGCGGGCGGAGATCACGCTCTCGTTCATGGACGCCTCGGTGACGCTGGACGTGGTGGACGACGGCCGGGGATTCGAGCCCGCGCGGCTCACGGCTCCGGCACAGGGCGGCTTCGGTCTGCCGGCGATGCGCTCGCGGGCGCATTCGCTCGGCGGCACGTTCACGGTCGAGTCCGCCCCTGGTCAGGGCACGGCCGTCGCCGTGTCCCTCCCTCTGCCCGCCGGAGCGCCGGAATGACGATCCGTCTTCTTCTGGCCGATGATCACCCGGTGGTCCGGGCGGGGCTGCGCGCGGTTCTCGACACGGAGCCGGACTTCACCGTCGTCGGCGAGGCTGCGACGGCCGAGCGCGCGGTGGAACTGGCCGCGGCGGGAGGGGTGGACGTGGTGCTGATGGACCTCCAGTTCGGGCCCGGCATGCATGGCTCGGAGGCGACCGCGGCGATCACGTCCGTACCGGACGGGCCCCGGGTCCTGGTGCTGACCACCTACGACACCGACGCCGACATCCTGGCGGCGGTGGCGGCGGGCGCCGCCGGATACCTGCTGAAGGACGCGCCGCCGGAGGAGCTGGCGGCGGCGGTGCGTACGGCGGCGGCCGGCCAGTCGGCGCTCGCCCCGACGGTGGCCCACCGGCTGATGGACCGGATGCGGACACCGGCCCAGGCTCTGACGAAGCGGGAACTCGAGGTGCTCCAGCTGGTGGGCGAGGGCCTGTCGAACCAGCAGATCAGCAAGCGGCTCTTCCTGAGTCAGGCGACGGTCAAGTCCCACCTGGTGCACGTCTTCGCCAAGCTGGGCGTGGACTCACGCACGGCGGCGGTGGCGGCGGCGACGGCGCGACGGCTGATCAGGCGCTAGAAGAATGATGAACGTACTGATGAAGGTCACCTCGATCGAGAGGCTGTCCGCCCGGAGGCCGGGCAGCCCCTGGTGGTCATGTGCCGGCTGAGGTCGAGGGCGGCTGCTCGGGTGTGGAGTGGACGCCTGTCCCACCGCCCGATGCGGCGACGGAGTGCTTCGGCCAGGCGCCGGGGTGCTTCGTCGGCGTAGGCGAGAAAGAGGAAGGGCTCGATCAGCTCGGCTTCGACCACGAGTGGGCGCCCCGACCCGTCGCGGATCAGGTCGATCCTGGCGTAGAGGGGGTGTCCGGGTCGGGGAGACTGTCGAGGACCTGCCGGGCTGTGGCGAGGTGGTCGGTGTCCGGGGCGCAGGGGTGGGCTGTCCCGTCGGCCCCGGGTTCGGGGAGCAGGATGTCGGTGCGCAGGGAGTCCGCCGCCAGGTGGCGGTCGGCGCGGTGCCCTCCGGGCGGGCTCGCGGTCATTCCCCCCGCGATGCCTCTCCGAAGAGTTCCACGGCGTCACGAACCCCCGTGAGGGCGTTCGACAGGGCGCTGACCGAGCCGACCGCTCCCGCGACCAGCAGCAGGGACCGGCGCAGCCGCCGGATCTCCGGTTCTCCGCCGGCGGCCATCGCGTCCAGCGAGGCGAGCTCGTCCTCGGCGATGCCGCGGTCGGCGAAATCGGCGCGGTGACCGGCCAGTTCACGTCGGAGCCGGGACACGGCGGCGCGCAGCTCCGCCACTCTCGGGTCCTCGTCACCGCCGGTCGTCACACGCCTCTGCCCCACACTCCGTAACAAGGTTCCCCCTTCGCGCGGTGGCGCGCGTCGCACTCCACACCCCGGCCCGGCCCCGTCGTGCCGCGGCCGGGCACCGGGAGACGCGGGCCAGTTAACGCCATCGCGCGGGCGGCGCGCCACTCCGCGGACGTGATTGCGGGCATCCGTGTCCCCCGCCCCATGGGGTATGCACGTCCTTATGACGGATACACGCGACACCCGGCCCCTGGTGGCCGGTCTCCTGCTCGCCGCGGGGGGCGGACGGCGCCTCGGCGGGCGGCCCAAGGCCCTGCTTCCGCACCGAGGGCGGCCCTTGGTCGAGCATGCGGTGCGGGAGCTGCGGGAGGGCGGCTGCGAGGTGGTCCACGTGGTGCTCGGCGCCTCGGCCGGGCTGGTGCGCGAACGGGCGCTCCTGCCCGGCTGCGTCCTGGTGGACAACCCGGACTGGGCCGAGGGGATGGGCTCGTCACTGCGCGCCGGTCTGGGATCGCTGGCCGCCGAGGCCCTGCCGGTGGACGCGGCGCTGGTGAGCCTGGTGGACCAGCCGGGAATCGGGGCGCGGGCGGTGGACCGGGTCCGTTCGGCGTACCGCTCGCGCGCGTCGCTGGTGGCCGCCTCGTATCACGGGGAACGGGGCCATCCGGTGCTCTTCGGCGCGGACCGCTGGGCCCGGGTGGCGGCGTCGGCGGTCGGCGACCGGGGAGCGCGCGACTACCTGCGGGCGCACCGGGATGCGATCACGCTGGTGGACTGTTCGGATGTGGCCGAGCCCTACGACATCGACACGGAGGCCGACCTGGCGCACCTTGAGTGAAAGGGGTGGCACTCAGCGCCACGGTCTGTCGATCCGGAGAATCTCGACATCAACAAACCATTGAACTTCCACTATGAGGAAACTACTATCCACTGTTCAGAAGCGCCTGCTACCTCTGACGGCGCTCGCGGCCGTATCCCGGCACCGTGGCACGCAGTGCCGCTTCCGTGACGCCCGGCGGTCGCAAAGGCATCGCCCGTGAAGCCCGCTGAAGGAAGTGACCGTTCATGTCCGCACCAGCGCCGTCCCCCTCGGCCGTCGTCGAAGCCGAGCCCCTGCCGCGGCAGGAGGAGGTGCTCACCGATGCGGCCCTCGCCTTCGTGGCGGAGCTGCACCGGCGGTTCACGCCGCGCCGCGACGAGCTTCTCGCCCGGCGTGCGGAGCGCCGCGCCGAGATCGCCCGCACCTCCACCCTCGACTTCCTGCCGGAGACCGCGGCCATCCGCGCGGACGACTCGTGGAAGGTCGCGCCGGCCCCGGAGGCCCTGAACGACCGCCGCGTGGAGATCACCGGCCCGACCGACCGCAAGATGACGATCAACGCGCTGAACTCGGGCGCGCGGGTGTGGCTCGCCGACTTCGAGGACGCCTCCGCACCGACCTGGGAGAACGTGGTCCTGGGGCAGGTCAACCTGATCGACGCGTACGCCCGGAACATCGACTTCACCGACCCGGGGTCGGGCAAGACCTACGCCCTGAAGCCGGCCGAGGAACTGGCGACGGTCGTCATGCGTCCGCGCGGCTGGCATCTGGAGGAGCGTCACCTGACCTTCGAGGGCCGGCCGGTCCCCGGCGCCCTGGTGGACTTCGGCCTGTACTTCTTCCACAACGCCAAGCGCCTCATCGAGCTCGGCAAGGGCCCGTACTTCTACCTCCCGAAGACCGAGTCACACCTGGAGGCCCGCCTCTGGAACGACGTCTTCGTCTTCGCGCAGGACTACGTCGGCGTCCCGCAGGGCACCGTGCGCGCCACCGTCCTGATCGAGACGATCACGGCCGCGTACGAGATGGAGGAGATCCTCTACGAGCTCCGCGACCACGCGGCGGGCCTGAACGCGGGCCGCTGGGACTACCTCTTCTCCATCGTCAAGAACTTCCGCGACGGCGGCCCCTCGTTCGTCCTTCCGGACCGCAACGCCGTGACGATGACCGCGCCGTTCATGCGTGCCTACACCGAACTCCTCGTCCGGACCTGCCACAAGCGCGGCGCCCACGCGATCGGCGGCATGGCCGCGTTCATCCCGTCGCGGCGCGACGCGGAGGTCAACAAGATCGCCTTCGAGAAGGTCAAGGCGGACAAGGACCGCGAGGCCGGGGACGGCTTCGACGGCTCCTGGGTGGCCCACCCCGACCTGGTCCCGATCGCGATGGCCTCCTTCGACGCGGTGCTCGGCGGCAGGCCGAACCAGAAGGACCGCCTGCGCGAGGACGTCCACGTCGAGGGCCCCGAGCTGATCGACATCGCCTCACTGGATGCCCGTCCCACCTACGACGGGCTGCGCAACGCGGTCCAGGTCGGTATCCGGTACATCGAGGCGTGGCTCCGGGGCCTCGGCGCGGTCGCGATCTTCAACCTGATGGAGGACGCCGCCACCGCCGAGATCTCGCGCTCGCAGATCTGGCAGTGGATCAACGCGGGCGTCGAGTTCGAGCACGACGGCGAGACGGTCAGGGCGACACCCGAGCTGACCCGCCGGGTCGCCGCCGAGGAGCTGGCCGCGATCCGCGCCGAGACCGGCGAGGCGGCCTTCGCGGCCGGAAAGTGGCAGCAGGCCCACGACCTGCTGCTGCACGTCTCCCTGGACGCCGACTACGCCGACTTCCTCACCCTCCCCGCATACGACCAGCTGGTCGGCTGATCGCACGGCGGCCGAGCGGCGACGCACCCGTTCGGGGCGCCGCGTACGCACCTCCGCGGACGGGCTCCGCCCCCGGTGACGCAGGTCACCGGGGGCGGAGCATTTTCGCTCCCGTGCGTTTCACAGGGCATGTGACGCAACCGAGATACGCAGCTACCTAGCGGTAACAAGCCACGGCATGCGAGATTCCGCCATGCCACCGGCCGGCGGCTGTCCCCCACTCCTCTGCACCGACGCAGGAGAACACAGCCATGCCCTCCACCCCCCCACGCGCGCTCCACAGACTCATCGGCACCGCGCTCGCGCTGCCGCTCGTCCTCGGCGGGCTGCTCGGACCGGGCGTCTCCCCCGCCGCCGCGAGCCCCGGCTCCGGGTCCACCACCGTCGTGACCATGGGCGACAGCTACATCTCCGGCGAGGCCGGACGCTGGCGGGGCAACAGCCTCACCAACAGCGGCAGCCGCAACGGCACCGACCGGGCATGGACGGGCGGCGCGTACGACCCCGCTCGCGTCTACGGATCCACCGCCGCCAACGGCTGCCACCGCTCCGACTCGGCCGAGGTGCACAGCGCCGGGGCGATCGCCTCCCAGCTGATCAATCTGGCCTGCTCCGGAGCCACCACGAAGAACGTCTTCCGGGCGGCGAACGGCGGACAGTCCTACAAGGGCGAAGCCCCCCAGGCCGACCGTCTGGCGGCGGTCGCCTCGGCGCACGACGTCAGGATGGTCGTGCTGTCCGTCGGCGGCAACGACCTGGGCTTCTCCGACATCATCCGGACCTGCGCGACGGACTACATCGTCTGGTACTCGTACTGCCACGACGACCAGCAGGACGCGGTCGACGCGAAGATCGACGGCGCCATGGCGAACGTCGCCAAGTCGGTCGATGAGATCCGCGCGGTGATGTCCGGCGCCGGCTACGCCTCCTCCGACTACCGGATCGTCCTCCAGTCGTACCCGTCACCCATCCCTCGCGCCGCGGAGAACCGCTACCCGGAGAGCGGCTGGAGCCGTGTCACCACGGGCGGCTGCCCGTTCTGGAACCGCGACGCCGACTGGGCGCGGGACTCGCTGGTCCCCCAGGTCGCGAACCGCCTGAAGGCCGTCGCCGCCGCCAAGGGCACCCAGTTCCTGGACCTCCGCGACCTGCTGCAGGGCCGCGAGGTGTGCGCGAAGTCGTCGAAGCTGGTGACCGCCTCGGTGCCGCCGTCGGCCGCGGGCAGCGAGTGGGCGCGCTGGATCGACAGCAACGGGACCCAGGGCCCGGTGCAGGAGTCGGTCCACCCCAACTACTACGGCCAGCTCGCCCTCGGCCGGTGTCTGGGGCTCATCCACGCCCGGCCCACCGGCGACTACAGCTGCCGCAACACGGCGGGGGCGGGGACGTCGGGCGTCTACCTGTCGTCGCTCTCCTGAGCGTCCTCCGCGCGCACGGCCGTCCTCTCCCCCTCACGCCCCCCACGGGGTTCAGCGGGCGCGGCGCCTTCCCCGGCGCCGTGCCCGCCGCTCCGTGCGCGCCTGCGCGCGGGCGACGCCGAGGCGGTGCAGGACGCGATCGGCCCGGTACGGATCGGCCGCCGTCATCTCCTTGGTCAGTGCGGCGGCGCCGCCGGGCCAGCCCGCGGCGGCGGTGTCGAAGGTGGTGCGATGCGGCGACCGGGCCAGCTGGTCGAGCACGGCGACGGCGTAGGCGGACAGGGGCACCGCGCCCTCGTCGGCCTCCTCGTCCCGGTCCAGCAGCATCTCGCGCGCGTACGCGCCGATGACGGGGTCGGCGAGGGCGCCGCGCAGGGCGTCGACGGGGGCGCCGGCGGTGTCCAGGACGGCGAGGAGTCCACGGGTGCCGGCGGCGTGGATGGTACCCGCGTTGACGGTGCCGAGAGCGGCGAAAAGCCGGGCCCAGGCGTCCGCGGATCCGTCGCGCGCGCGGAGCCAGCCGGCGAGGATCCGCGCGGCCGCCGGGGCGGACCAGCCCTCCGCGGCGGCGACCACCGTCGTGGCGTCCCATGCGGCGGTCTCGGCCGCGTCGGGCGCCGCGATCCTGCCGACGCGCAGCAGGTACCGGACGACCCCGGCGCCCCGCGGGGTGAGTCCGAAGGCGTCGCCGACCCGGAAGACCATCGCGGTCCCGGCGAGCCGGTCCACCGTCTCGGCCATGGCGCGCGCCGAGGGCGCGAGGGCGGCCCGCTCCTCCTCGGTGACCGGCGTGCCCAACAGGCGGGACAGCTCGTCGGCGGGCGGCACCACATACGTCTCACCGGCCGGGACGGAAGCCACCACCGGGGCGTCCTCAAGGGCCGGGTCGACCTCCCACGCCTCGAACTCCGCCACTCTGCGGGCGACCGACTCGGGACAGGACCCCCGCTGGTAGAGGGCGTACAGCAGATGGGCCGCCTCGCCGTCGTAGGGCCCGCCGGTCTCGCTCCGCATCTCCTCGACGGCGGCGGCCAGCAGGTCGGCGGCGGCCTCGACCTCCCGCTGCGGCTCGTGGAC encodes:
- a CDS encoding ABC transporter permease, whose protein sequence is MFVAWRDLRFARGRFTLMGTVIVLITLLVGLLSGLTAGLARENTSAITGLPADRLAFAAPPAGRSVSFTESTVTERQWRRWAERPGVTRAEPLGIRTVNGAAGDRTAALSAFGTESGSGLAPESGRLGPGRVVLSESAAEELGTGVGGTVRLGPLEATVAAVAGDASYSHTPVVWTSLDDWQTLGREGAATERVATVVALTAEDGTAFGAGDESLGTRTRTVDAALTAIGSYQAENGSLQLMRGFLFAISALVIGAFFTVWTIQRSADVAVLKALGASTPYLLKDALGQAVLMLGAGTVLGTALAVAVGAVVSGGNVPFVLEPLTVLGPAAVMIALGMLGAALSIRRITAVDPLTALGSAR
- a CDS encoding sensor histidine kinase, coding for MDPRSLTPALRVLRLCLHLLMAGLLVLAAVRADSAAGVTAAAVTGAVYAAGSLLPPVRASQRSAGLWLVALCASWLVLLWLTPEGLWVAFPLYFLQLHLLPARWSLPAVALTACAAILSYLRHGDELSPGVFIGPLLGAAVAVATVLGYQTLYRESERRRRLIEELLSTRAELAAAERHAGTLAERERLAREIHDTLAQGLSSIQLLLRAAQRTLPEGSPASGHVERARRAAQDNLAEARRFVRALTPPDLEHGSLAAALERLCEQDPQGLSAAGQEGPPRARFTLSGTPVELPTPYEVALLRIAQSALANTVRHADASRAEITLSFMDASVTLDVVDDGRGFEPARLTAPAQGGFGLPAMRSRAHSLGGTFTVESAPGQGTAVAVSLPLPAGAPE
- a CDS encoding response regulator transcription factor: MTIRLLLADDHPVVRAGLRAVLDTEPDFTVVGEAATAERAVELAAAGGVDVVLMDLQFGPGMHGSEATAAITSVPDGPRVLVLTTYDTDADILAAVAAGAAGYLLKDAPPEELAAAVRTAAAGQSALAPTVAHRLMDRMRTPAQALTKRELEVLQLVGEGLSNQQISKRLFLSQATVKSHLVHVFAKLGVDSRTAAVAAATARRLIRR
- a CDS encoding DUF5955 family protein — protein: MLRSVGQRRVTTGGDEDPRVAELRAAVSRLRRELAGHRADFADRGIAEDELASLDAMAAGGEPEIRRLRRSLLLVAGAVGSVSALSNALTGVRDAVELFGEASRGE
- a CDS encoding nucleotidyltransferase family protein; its protein translation is MTDTRDTRPLVAGLLLAAGGGRRLGGRPKALLPHRGRPLVEHAVRELREGGCEVVHVVLGASAGLVRERALLPGCVLVDNPDWAEGMGSSLRAGLGSLAAEALPVDAALVSLVDQPGIGARAVDRVRSAYRSRASLVAASYHGERGHPVLFGADRWARVAASAVGDRGARDYLRAHRDAITLVDCSDVAEPYDIDTEADLAHLE
- the aceB gene encoding malate synthase A; the encoded protein is MSAPAPSPSAVVEAEPLPRQEEVLTDAALAFVAELHRRFTPRRDELLARRAERRAEIARTSTLDFLPETAAIRADDSWKVAPAPEALNDRRVEITGPTDRKMTINALNSGARVWLADFEDASAPTWENVVLGQVNLIDAYARNIDFTDPGSGKTYALKPAEELATVVMRPRGWHLEERHLTFEGRPVPGALVDFGLYFFHNAKRLIELGKGPYFYLPKTESHLEARLWNDVFVFAQDYVGVPQGTVRATVLIETITAAYEMEEILYELRDHAAGLNAGRWDYLFSIVKNFRDGGPSFVLPDRNAVTMTAPFMRAYTELLVRTCHKRGAHAIGGMAAFIPSRRDAEVNKIAFEKVKADKDREAGDGFDGSWVAHPDLVPIAMASFDAVLGGRPNQKDRLREDVHVEGPELIDIASLDARPTYDGLRNAVQVGIRYIEAWLRGLGAVAIFNLMEDAATAEISRSQIWQWINAGVEFEHDGETVRATPELTRRVAAEELAAIRAETGEAAFAAGKWQQAHDLLLHVSLDADYADFLTLPAYDQLVG
- a CDS encoding GDSL-type esterase/lipase family protein → MPSTPPRALHRLIGTALALPLVLGGLLGPGVSPAAASPGSGSTTVVTMGDSYISGEAGRWRGNSLTNSGSRNGTDRAWTGGAYDPARVYGSTAANGCHRSDSAEVHSAGAIASQLINLACSGATTKNVFRAANGGQSYKGEAPQADRLAAVASAHDVRMVVLSVGGNDLGFSDIIRTCATDYIVWYSYCHDDQQDAVDAKIDGAMANVAKSVDEIRAVMSGAGYASSDYRIVLQSYPSPIPRAAENRYPESGWSRVTTGGCPFWNRDADWARDSLVPQVANRLKAVAAAKGTQFLDLRDLLQGREVCAKSSKLVTASVPPSAAGSEWARWIDSNGTQGPVQESVHPNYYGQLALGRCLGLIHARPTGDYSCRNTAGAGTSGVYLSSLS